The sequence CCATCGGCGTCGTGCTGTTGGCCAAAAGGCTGGAGAAAAAGGGCAAGGTACTGCCGCTGCCCGATTCGATAAACCGCCAATGGCTGCGCCTTGGCCTCATCGGCGTCGCCGCCACCGCTTTGTTTGCCGTACTGCCCTTCTGGGCCTACGCCTACTGGACGGTGATCTACACTCTCATTGGCCTTATCAGGCTGGTGGGTGTCCTGATTCTGTTGGACGACTACCCCATCGGACAGGAGATCACCCTGGGCATGCTGATCATCGGCGCCGGCCTGTGGATGTGGCAGGGCAAGCGATTGCATTGGCGCGAACCGGTGTCTGACCGCATCCAACTGCTGGACAGCCTGTTCAACAACAACCTGAAGCCGGTGAAAGTCAGTAAATCCGGCAAGGCTCAGGAGTTTGGGAATAAGTTCAGGGAATTTGACCGCGGTAACCACAGACGGGAGATTGAGGCACTGTATCAAGGAAGCTACAAAGGCAAGGTGCATCAGTTCGGTTTCCAGCTCTACCACTTCCACTTCGTGGATAAGCGCACCGAGACCTACAGGGACTCCGAAGGCAACACCAAGACCCGCACCACCTATCACCACTACGACCGTCACGGGTTACTGGTGCGCTTCCCCTTCGCCAAGTCAATCAGCCTGGACGGAGACCGCCGAATCAAGTTTGATGGGATGCCCTACTCCGCCGCTTCCAACGAGTTTAACCGTCACTTCAAGGTTCGGGCTCAAGAGGAGATGCAAGCCGCCCGGCTGCTGAGTCCGGCGGTCGTCGAGCAGCTGTGCAACATAGGTGAGAGCTATCGCAGCCCGGTGATTGAGATCAACGCCGATGGCGAGATGTGCATCGCCTTTGACAACGACGACCTGCTGACACTGAAACGCCAGTACGGCCTGGAGAAGCCCGAGGCCTTTGCCAAGGAAATAGCCGGTCACGCCAAGCTGGAGAAGCTGGATACGCTGCTTAAGACCGTCCACGACCTGATGCGTTTAAACGACAACAACTTTGCTTAAAGCGCCCTGCACTGAGCGCAGAGCCGACCATTACGAGAGACACCTTATGAATGAAGCAACTCTGATCATCATCGCCATCCCCCTGCTGCTGGTTGTGGCGGTTATCCTCATCTACAACAGCATCGTGGGGCGCTACAACGCCGTGGATCGCGCCTGGGCCTCGGTGCTAACCCAGGAGCGCCAGAAGAACAAGATCATCCCTCACGTCGAGAAGATGGTGGAGCAGTACAAGCTGCATGAAGCCTCCGTACTGACCGAGGTGACCAAGCTGAGAAACGCCATCAGCGAGCTGGGTCAGGGCGGTGTGGACGCGGCCAAACTGGCACTGACGGAGAAACACACCGCCGGTCTTCTGCAGGGCCTGAAGGTAGCGGTTGAAGCCTACCCGGATCTCAAAGCCTCCGACACCTACCTTAAGGTGATGGCGGAGATCTCCGAGCAACAGGAGCAGGTGGGCGCCGCCATCCGCATCTTCAACCGCAATGTGGAAGAGTTCAACAACGGCATCCAAATGTTCCCCGGCTCTCTGGTCAACGCCATGCTCAACCGTAAGCAGCCCATCAACAGCTTCACCGACGCAGAAGCTCAGGCTGGCTTCGACTACAAACCCAACCTGTAAGATGTCCCAGGATCAAAAAAGCCCGCATTTGCGGGCTTTTTTACGCTTCGACCTCAGTGCTCGAGATAACCAATTCTGAGCACGAAGTCGATGAAGTCGAGAAACATCGGGTGGATCACCGGCGTATTGGGATCCACAAAGGCGATGGCCGGCTCGCAAGGGTTGCGACTGAAGTCCAGGCACAGCAGGAAGCCATTGTCCCAGGCCAGGGGGATCATCTTGCGCAGCAGCGTCTCATTCTCCTGAACAAAGTCAGCAGGCAGACAACCGGACAAGGTAGCAAAGGGGTTGAGATCCGGCTGCTGGAAACAGGAAAGGTCGAAGAAACAGCGGCGGTCAGGGCAGCGCAGTTCGATGCCGATGGGTTTAAACGCCTTGCCCAGCGCACTGGGGTAAACGTATTTGGTGCTGGCTTCATAGCCGCCACACTGCTCAAGAAAATCCAGAATCAGCTGGGGAAAACGGATCCCCATGGTTGCTTCCAGATAACCCACCACCTCTCGGTCCAACGGCTCGCGCATGGGCGCAAAGGCGATCTGACTGAGCATTGACCCCCGAGGCACCAGGTCCTCACCCTTGTGGAGAATGGAGAGTTTGCGGTCGTCGGTAAACAGCTTCATAGGCACTTTCACTGAACAAACATCGGAATAACAGCAGACTAACACAGCGTTTTTGCCTGGCCAGAATGGCACATTATGATTTCTTTCTATGGGCTTCTTGCCTAAATGGAATACATCAGTCCCCTTCTGGCTGATCTCTCCTCCGACCAGGGAAATGACCCTTGCTTATGCGGCTAACCACACATTTCCTGTTCGGATAATCCATGGATTCACTAAGGTTTTGGCGATACTATACCAGATATACTTTAGTAACCACTTTACCGGGGCAGGCATCGATGAAAAGCAGAATCACCACAGACGACGCGGGCAGAAAGCGGGTAGACAACGCCTGCCTGGAGCCTTGCGCCATTGAGAAGGGAATGCGGCTGATAGGCGGCAAGTGGACTGGATCTCTGCTGTATCACCTGAAAGACGGCCCGGTTCGCTTTAACGACCTGTCCAGGATGCTGGGCGGCGCCAGCAAAAAGATGATCGATCAGCGCCTGAAGGAGCTGGAGTCACGCAACATGGTGGTCAGAAAGGTCCTGAGCGACCGCCCCATTGCGGTGACCTACGAGCTGACCGAATTTGGCCACTCCGCCCTCCATGTGTTGGAGGTGATGCGGGAGTGGTCTGAGTCCGCCGACCTCTGAGCTGCTTTAACAGATGCTGACACTTTCTCCATTGATGGCTCAAATGACTAAGGTAACTTGGCTTTAAATCTCTCAAGGAGAAACAGATGATCAAGATGCTATTCCTATCCGCGCTGCTGGTCTCGACCGCAGCCCAAGCCGACATCGAGCCTGAGGCTCTGAGCGAGATTAAAGCGGTGCAATTTCCCTCCGAACGGGTAATCACCTCCGGCCTGCCCCAGCCGGACCAGTTTCCGGCACTGAAGCAGGCCGGTGTGGATCTGGTGATCAACCTGATCCCCGCCGGAAACCCAACAGGCCTGGAGAATGAAGGGGAACTGGTGAAAAAGGCAGGCATGGAGTACGCCCACATCGGTGTGGACTGGAAACAGCCGACCACCGAGGATGTGCTGCAATTCCTGGCAGTGATGGAGGCCAACAAGGATAAAGATGTGCTGATCCACTGCGCCGCCAACTACCGGGCCTCAGCCTTTTATTATCTCTATCTGCTGAATGCTGGCGCCGAGGACAGTGAGGCTCTGCAAAGCAGCGCAATGGCGCCCTGGGGCGATCTCAGCGAGAGCTTTAAGGAGTACCCTCAGTGGCAACAACTGATTGAAGAGACAAAAAAGGGCCTCTAGGGCCCTTTCATATTCTGTGGCCTTCCTCAGACGTCACTCCTGAGCAAACCAAAGCACTTAAGGTCGAAGTAGCGCTCTTTCCAGAACCCCGCCTGGCGCCGCAGCCCCTCTTCCTGAAACCCAAGCTTTTTTAGTACAGACTCTGACTTCAGATTCCCAGGCACCGTATCTGCCTGAATTCGGTTGAGTTCACCACAGGCCAGCTTACCCGAGAAAGCGGCCGCAATCGCAGCACCAAGCGCTTCATTCATATAACCCTGCCCCCAGAAATCCGGATGGAGATCATAGCCAATTACTGCGCTTTTGCTGCGAAGACACCAAGAATTAAACCCGCAGGTACCGATCAGCGCACCATGTTGCTTGAGGCGTATCGCCCAGCGTATTCCATCGCCATTTTCAATACGCCGATGAAACAACTCAATCAATTTTGTGGCCTGAGACAACTCGGTTAACGGCGAAAGATCGTAGTACTCCACAACAGAGTCATGAGCGAACAACGCAAACAGATTGTCGACGTCATCATTTGATTTAATCTCGGTCAACTCCAACCGAGTTGTGCTTAGTCGGGGAAATAGCACGGCCACTCCTTAGGCAAGGCTGATTAATTCGGCATCAGGGCTCTGCATGCACAGATACGAACAACCTATCTGAAGGCCCACTCTAACCGTTATTTCTGTCTTTTAGAGATGGGATGATCGTCGTTTAGCTGCAGCAGGTCCCACCGGTTTCCATAGAGATCTTCAAACACCGCCACCATGCCGTACTCCTGCTCTTTGGGAGGACGAACAAAGTTGATGCCTAGAGACACCATGCGGTTGTAGTCACGCCAGAAATCATCGGTATTGAGGAACAGGAACACGCGCCCGCCCGCCTGGTTGCCGATAAAGGGCTCCTGCTCGGATTTTGAGGCCCGGGCCAGCAACAGGGTCACCCCTTTCGAGCCAGGCGGTGCCACCACCACCCAGCGCTTATCCTGCTTAGGCTGATAGCTGTCTTCGATGAGCTCGAAATTCAGCTTGCCGACGTAGAAATCCAAGGCTTCGTCGTAGTCACGCACCACCAGGGCAATGTGAACAATGGACTGCTTCATTCGCTCATCTGCTCCTAAGATCTTTCATTTTCACCAGCATCTTACATCATCGCCCGTCACCACAACCATGGATGAGCAACAAAGGCGACCCGATAGCAAGGAGTGTTAGTCGGCTCAGCAAAATAGGGTAAAACTTAACTCGAGCACAACTGGAGAAGCTCTCCTACTTCTCTTGGTAGAACTTGTCCTCTACCCTTTACTTGGCTCAAAATGGTCCTTTACAGGGCTAAAATAGATCAAAGCCACGATAAAGCCACCTAACATAAAGGCATGGTCATTAAACAAAGTCGCTGTTTCACTGTACAACCAAAGCCCATTAATATAGTAGGAAGGTAAGATAATAATGTAACTGGCCACGTAGAGAATACGGCCCCAGTTTCTGAACATCAGCAGCCCAACAAAAGCAACCAAGTAGAGCAATGATGATGCAGACACCACTATGTTCTCTAACATCTCACCTGTTTCACCACCTGTTGCTGCCACCTCCAATATTTGGAAGTTCACCTCTTCCACTAGAGTGTTGGGGAAAAACAACTCAAATACTAATGAGATAATGGCAATCAGTAGCTCCAATATCACTAACGTCCGAAAAGCAGCCTTGCTCATAAAAATCCTTTCAGTAATTCCAATTGATCTGCAAACTCTGTTTACTTGTCGCTGTCTATCGATTCAGGAACCAAGTAAAAATGGTGGCGTCGATTAAACTTAAGCATCAGCAGTAACAAGACAATAAGCGGGATGATGAACAGTCTGGGTACGGCAAAAGTCACCCCCACAAATACCGGCAACAGTTTTTCACCCAGCCTGAGTGTTCTGTCAAATGATTTAGACAGGGTCTCGGAGCCCGGTACCAGCTTAAACCTGGCGTGACAGAACATCCCTTTAAAGATGTTCACCTCTAATATGGGAGAGGTCATGCTCAAGCGCCTGACACTCAAGTTGTACCAGTTGCCCTCGAAAAACAGGCAAGTCCGATGGGTGGTTGACCGCTTCAGTTTATAGGAGTCCACCAGAACGCCGTTGTGAAACACCGAGGCCTTGCCGGAGATGGAGATGCTGAGGTCTATCTTATGGCCATCGACGGCAAACAGCAGCTCCTGCTGCTGAAGAGCAATGCGAGGGCGGTTTTTATACCTAATGTCACAAGGGGAATTTTGCAGCAGCTCCTCGGGAAGCGCTTCCGCATCGTGAGTCGATACAAAGAAGTTTGCCTTGATGCTTTTTTCACTGAAAAACTCAGACAAGGAGCAGGTCAGTTGGCTGCAGAATTGCTCAGCGTCCCTCAGCAGAATATTGTCCTCTGACATGATGATGACGATGGGCGACTCTTCGGCCGACAGCAGCTTTACGGTGGACCAACCCGCTATAGTGCGACCCTGTTGCGAGGTCTCTTTCAGTGCCGGAAGTCGCTTCTCCTGCTCAATCCACTCCATGACCAAACCGCCCATCTCATCGATGTCTAACACAGATGATGAAGGGACGGGAATGCCTATGGTGAAGCTGGTACAGGTGCAATCACTCTCTTTGGTTTCATCGAAGGCATTACCCAAAAAGCCCGCCTTGAAGTTATAGGGGCAAGAGAAGAACTGATCGGTGATTGGCACGACCAGATCCATGACTTCCAGTAGTCCGGTGCCGTGCTTCAATGCGTAATTCAGCCCTAACTTCAGTCCATCGTCGTCCTGGAAGTAATCGGGTATTTTCGAGAACACACCAATTACCTGCTCAATGTTCTCTTTCGGGATGTATACCCCAGAACGATAGTTTGCATCTCCAGACTGTCCGCAGTGCCGCAGTTGAGGGAAGTAGTCCTCAAACTCTTCGACTAACGAAGAGAGCGCTTTTGGGCTTTCTTCTCCGGAGTACGCAATTTTCATGATAGAGCGCCCTCTATCATAGAAATAGGGGTGCCTATGGCCCAAAATGCTGCCGATGGCAAACCCGTAATGAGCGTCAAACGGCAGACTTTCATCAGCTGCCAGCAGGTCTTTGTAGACAGACTCCTTTAAGAAGGCCCTGCCCTCTTTGGTTTTAGCCAAAGAGCCGATCCTGTCATCCACTAAGTTGGGGTCTGATAGAACATCACTGATGAAGTGTTCAACGTCTTCTAAGTCAACTGGAATATAGGCTGTGTCGAGGCCCAAAGCTTAACTACCTTTCATTGGTTTTTGGTATTTCCAGACAGACAGGCGTTGCGACGATAAGCAAATGGTCCCTGACTCAGGCATAACTGAACCCGGTCAGCATCCTCACCGCATAGAAGCAACACTCTGATTTTTAAGGCTGATAACGTTACACCCTCTTCCGGATGTTTGAAAGGGGCCGAGTCACAGAACCCTGCCCCTTCCCTCGCCCATCAGACATAGCGAACCAGAAAGCTGTCCGGGTCTTCGGTCATCTGCCGGTACATCACATAGAGAATGGGC is a genomic window of Ferrimonas sp. YFM containing:
- a CDS encoding VOC family protein, whose product is MKQSIVHIALVVRDYDEALDFYVGKLNFELIEDSYQPKQDKRWVVVAPPGSKGVTLLLARASKSEQEPFIGNQAGGRVFLFLNTDDFWRDYNRMVSLGINFVRPPKEQEYGMVAVFEDLYGNRWDLLQLNDDHPISKRQK
- a CDS encoding GNAT family protein, coding for MLFPRLSTTRLELTEIKSNDDVDNLFALFAHDSVVEYYDLSPLTELSQATKLIELFHRRIENGDGIRWAIRLKQHGALIGTCGFNSWCLRSKSAVIGYDLHPDFWGQGYMNEALGAAIAAAFSGKLACGELNRIQADTVPGNLKSESVLKKLGFQEEGLRRQAGFWKERYFDLKCFGLLRSDV
- a CDS encoding protein tyrosine phosphatase family protein codes for the protein MIKMLFLSALLVSTAAQADIEPEALSEIKAVQFPSERVITSGLPQPDQFPALKQAGVDLVINLIPAGNPTGLENEGELVKKAGMEYAHIGVDWKQPTTEDVLQFLAVMEANKDKDVLIHCAANYRASAFYYLYLLNAGAEDSEALQSSAMAPWGDLSESFKEYPQWQQLIEETKKGL
- a CDS encoding DUF3137 domain-containing protein, coding for MRHNKQVAANIDAIKADVEAATSQADLIRVIRSVQNHPGPLDYDDRIAATIKWLLLFAGTMGLYLTASSGGFHGDIGFFLDLAMNFSSAWVPAIGVVLLAKRLEKKGKVLPLPDSINRQWLRLGLIGVAATALFAVLPFWAYAYWTVIYTLIGLIRLVGVLILLDDYPIGQEITLGMLIIGAGLWMWQGKRLHWREPVSDRIQLLDSLFNNNLKPVKVSKSGKAQEFGNKFREFDRGNHRREIEALYQGSYKGKVHQFGFQLYHFHFVDKRTETYRDSEGNTKTRTTYHHYDRHGLLVRFPFAKSISLDGDRRIKFDGMPYSAASNEFNRHFKVRAQEEMQAARLLSPAVVEQLCNIGESYRSPVIEINADGEMCIAFDNDDLLTLKRQYGLEKPEAFAKEIAGHAKLEKLDTLLKTVHDLMRLNDNNFA
- a CDS encoding SMI1/KNR4 family protein: MKLFTDDRKLSILHKGEDLVPRGSMLSQIAFAPMREPLDREVVGYLEATMGIRFPQLILDFLEQCGGYEASTKYVYPSALGKAFKPIGIELRCPDRRCFFDLSCFQQPDLNPFATLSGCLPADFVQENETLLRKMIPLAWDNGFLLCLDFSRNPCEPAIAFVDPNTPVIHPMFLDFIDFVLRIGYLEH
- a CDS encoding LemA family protein, with translation MNEATLIIIAIPLLLVVAVILIYNSIVGRYNAVDRAWASVLTQERQKNKIIPHVEKMVEQYKLHEASVLTEVTKLRNAISELGQGGVDAAKLALTEKHTAGLLQGLKVAVEAYPDLKASDTYLKVMAEISEQQEQVGAAIRIFNRNVEEFNNGIQMFPGSLVNAMLNRKQPINSFTDAEAQAGFDYKPNL
- a CDS encoding helix-turn-helix domain-containing protein, with the protein product MKSRITTDDAGRKRVDNACLEPCAIEKGMRLIGGKWTGSLLYHLKDGPVRFNDLSRMLGGASKKMIDQRLKELESRNMVVRKVLSDRPIAVTYELTEFGHSALHVLEVMREWSESADL